DNA from Prunus persica cultivar Lovell chromosome G6, Prunus_persica_NCBIv2, whole genome shotgun sequence:
GTttgatgtttattttttcacaTACATCAGAgtaatttagaatatttttttttaaattaatacgTTCATTgtaagaatatatatatgcaaatatCGAATTAGATATTGTTTAatctaaagagaaaaaaaaaattatattccaATTTCACATGACCATAACCAATGAAATGACAGAGAAATATGTCTCTTTATATTCCCAACTatatcaacaaatacaaaataaatgaattaattaaatggGAAATTAATACAATACCACAAATGATTAAAACCCCATAAATCCCCCGCAGTTCTCATGGATAAAAAAACTTCCATGCCACAGATGGTCTGAGATTCCCCTCTTTACATAAGCAAGGCGGCAGCGAAAACACCAACGGCCACAAATCCTGGGCCGGAGAACCTATTCGAAACGGCGCCGTTCGGTGCAAGAGCTTCCGAGGGGGATCCCAACACCGAAGTAGGGGGAGAGGCGGCCGGGGAAGACGATGGTGGAGAAGGTGGAGAGGCTGCGACGGGAGATGTAGAAGGAGCAGCCAATTGTGGAGTGCCCGAAGGAGAAGGTGAAGCGCTCAAAGGAGGAGCAGAGGCTTGTTTGGGAGAGAGTGCAGGGGACTTGGCTGGGGAAGATACCGGAGATTGTGCCCTTGTTGAGGCCACCAAGAGGGCAGCCATTAGCATCAAAACGACAGCGTTGGATCGAGCCATTGTAGACGGAGAGAAAAGTGAGGAGGGTTTAAGAAGCAAACTACTAACCGAAGGATGGGTTTAGGTGTTAAGGGGGAGGGCATTTTATAGTAGTAATTTTTTACCGCGGAAGGTTTGGTAAATAAATGGCGGTTGGATTTTGACGCGGATTTGATGGAGAGCTTGAACGGTGCAGATTTTGTGTTAGAAAAGAAACCGTGTTACGTACGGACGCGGTTCTTGTATTGGCTGGTTTTTACTGGCTATTGTATTGGATTTACTAAGTTCAATCCAAGAAGCCAAGTCAGAAAAACCAGTTTAAGTAAGGTTGATCAATTTTCCAGCAAGATTAATTACGTGAATTCCAATCAAGAAAATACCTTGATTGTGACTAAGCCACCGGTCTCCTTgtccttatttcatttgttgctttcttcttaatgtttgaatcgaattctccaaagtttatatttttaaactttaacGTACGTAAATATGTGACAGTCACATATCGGTGTTATTGCAAAGCaatcataataatatatattgattaaaaaaaagactatcagATGATGGGTAGACTACTCGATtaatattttccattttctccCTACTCTCTGCTAACTTATattctccttttgttttcaattcatcctgcagttttttattttttattttttttgtgttctttGCCAATGAACTAACTTATTCTCCTTCACCATTGACCACTCCACCTAAGGCTAAGGCTGCACCTTCCACTGCGCCGGACGCCGCCTCTCTGCCTTCTCCTCCCTCGCCTTTCACTGTCACCTCACTAGAGATTTCTCCCTCTTCAGAGTCTGCTTCCACCTTTGGGGGTCTGATATGGtcaatcagaaaaatgcaaatttgaattttgagctTACTACTCCACCCACTGCATGCTTACGTTGGATGAGGGATTAAGGAAGTCTCATCGTACCAACTAATTATTAAACCAACTTATCCCCAAAATAACAAGTGAGTTTATGAtattaattcttttattttggtcGATTATGATATTAATTC
Protein-coding regions in this window:
- the LOC109949615 gene encoding classical arabinogalactan protein 1-like, which encodes MARSNAVVLMLMAALLVASTRAQSPVSSPAKSPALSPKQASAPPLSASPSPSGTPQLAAPSTSPVAASPPSPPSSSPAASPPTSVLGSPSEALAPNGAVSNRFSGPGFVAVGVFAAALLM